One Mycobacteriales bacterium DNA segment encodes these proteins:
- a CDS encoding DinB family protein has protein sequence MADTDPKDDLRRYLQRGREALLWKLDGLSEYDVRRPLVPSGTNLLGLVKHVAAVESGYLGETFGRPFPEEMPDWDAAEPNADMWATADESREDVVGLYRRVWAHSDATVDALPLDSLGRVPWWPPERAETTLHRILVHMIAETERHAGHADLVRELIDGATGVRAGNTSLPDADQQWWADYHAKLERTAREFIARE, from the coding sequence GTGGCTGACACCGATCCCAAAGACGACCTCCGCCGCTACCTGCAGCGCGGCCGGGAGGCGTTGCTCTGGAAGCTCGACGGACTGTCCGAGTACGACGTCCGGCGGCCGCTGGTGCCGAGCGGGACCAACCTGCTGGGCCTGGTCAAGCACGTGGCCGCGGTGGAGTCCGGCTACCTCGGCGAGACCTTCGGCCGGCCGTTCCCGGAGGAGATGCCCGACTGGGACGCCGCCGAGCCGAACGCCGACATGTGGGCGACCGCCGACGAGTCCCGGGAGGACGTCGTCGGGCTCTACCGCCGGGTCTGGGCGCACTCCGACGCCACCGTCGACGCGCTGCCCCTGGACAGCCTCGGCCGGGTGCCGTGGTGGCCGCCGGAGCGGGCCGAGACCACCCTGCACCGGATCCTCGTGCACATGATCGCCGAGACCGAGCGCCATGCCGGCCACGCCGACCTGGTCCGGGAGCTGATCGACGGCGCGACCGGGGTGCGCGCGGGCAACACCAGCCTGCCCGACGCTGACCAGCAGTGGTGGGCGGACTACCACGCGAAGCTGGAACGGACCGCCCGGGAGTTCATCGCCAGGGAGTGA
- a CDS encoding isocitrate lyase/phosphoenolpyruvate mutase family protein, giving the protein MSDLASRASELLRLHHTGSTLVLPTVWDAWSARAVVEAGFPALSIGSHPLADSRGQRDNEGMSLDDALDGIRRITGAVDVPVTADVESGYDTPAAELVERVLDAGAVGVNIEDTVHSQKRLREVQEHADYIGAIRAAADAAGIDLVVNARTDAFIGTTQRFDDPLAEAIRRLTACEAAGARCVYPVRVPDADTLRALLAALDGPVNVTAHPVTGAPSGSFDELRSLGVQRITFGPLLQAALTENLTALVTPWR; this is encoded by the coding sequence ATGAGCGACCTCGCCTCGCGCGCCTCGGAACTCCTCCGGCTGCACCACACCGGCAGCACCCTCGTCCTGCCGACCGTCTGGGACGCCTGGTCGGCCCGCGCCGTGGTCGAGGCGGGCTTCCCGGCCCTCAGCATCGGCAGCCACCCGCTGGCCGACTCCCGTGGCCAGCGGGACAACGAGGGCATGAGCCTGGACGACGCGCTCGACGGCATCCGGCGGATCACCGGCGCGGTCGACGTCCCGGTCACCGCCGACGTGGAGTCCGGCTACGACACGCCGGCGGCCGAACTGGTCGAGCGGGTCCTGGACGCCGGCGCCGTCGGCGTCAACATCGAGGACACCGTGCACAGCCAGAAGCGGCTGCGCGAGGTGCAGGAGCATGCCGACTACATCGGGGCCATCCGGGCCGCGGCCGACGCGGCCGGCATCGACCTCGTCGTCAACGCCCGTACGGACGCGTTCATCGGTACGACCCAGAGGTTCGACGACCCGCTGGCCGAGGCGATCCGCCGGCTGACCGCGTGCGAGGCGGCCGGCGCCCGCTGCGTCTACCCCGTCCGGGTGCCCGACGCCGACACGCTGCGCGCGCTGCTCGCCGCGCTCGACGGCCCGGTCAACGTCACCGCGCATCCGGTCACGGGCGCGCCGTCCGGGTCGTTCGACGAGCTCAGGTCGCTGGGCGTGCAGCGGATCACCTTCGGCCCGCTGCTGCAGGCCGCGCTGACCGAGAACCTCACCGCGCTCGTCACTCCCTGGCGATGA